One window of the Pyxicephalus adspersus chromosome 5, UCB_Pads_2.0, whole genome shotgun sequence genome contains the following:
- the NDUFB9 gene encoding NADH dehydrogenase [ubiquinone] 1 beta subcomplex subunit 9 produces MAAYLTHQQKVLRLYKKAVRHLESWCVNRLEFRYQACLLRARFDEKKDENDLIKATLMLKAGEEEFFIRQHPLPYIFPDSPGGTSYERYDCYKVPEWALDYWHPEEKALYPDYFAKREQWKKLREESWDREVKQLMEETPKDGPRTEALPPARKEGDLPPLWWDVVTRPRQRPA; encoded by the exons ATGGCGGCCTACTTGACTCACCAGCAAAAGGTGCTGCGGCTATACAAGAAGGCGGTGCGACACCTGGAGTCCTGGTGTGTGAACAG ATTGGAGTTCCGCTACCAGGCCTGCCTCCTGAGAGCGCGCTTCGATGAGAAGAAAGATGAGAACGATCTGATAAAAGCCACTTTAATGCTGAAGGCTGGTGAGGAGGAATTCTTTATTCGTCAGCACCCCTTGCCATACATCTTCCCCGACTCCCCTGGAGGGACTTCCTATGAGCGATACGATTGCTACAAG GTACCGGAGTGGGCCCTGGACTACTGGCACCCGGAAGAGAAAGCCTTGTACCCAGATTATTTTGCAAAGAGAGAACAGTGGAAGAAACTTCGGGAAGAGAGTTGGGATCGTGAG GTTAAACAGCTGATGGAGGAGACTCCAAAAGACGGTCCACGCACTGAAGCTTTGCCGCCAGCCCGTAAGGAGGGCGATCTACCACCCCTGTGGTGGGATGTTGTGACTCGACCACGTCAGAGACCCGCATAA